A single window of Bacteroidota bacterium DNA harbors:
- a CDS encoding histidine kinase: MSKRVLRYSFLLLLLVSRLAFAQQYNFKNYSAENGMPFVQVSCMIQDKQGYLWIGGYGGLSRFDGKVFLNFSPKNGLINHYVNAVCSSDSGVIYCGTAEGLSIINNKKITNYNGNNGLKNTNISSLCYDEKNGLYIGTREGVYILFQQKFIELPDFRGMEIKTLHRTRSGTICVGTTVGLFYYNHVEKKSFKQKNLAGENINCIAECPETGHLLIGTTEGFSKVMVPGDQPINLHIENGLIDENISSIWCEGPENVWIGSANGLLKYNGKAFDFYNLYNDNNANHIRCLLKDSEENIWVGTHSGIYRYRDNAFSSFDKSTGIGNAFVYKILKDKEGNIWFCTDGSGIYKYAQGFFKNYTIKDGLPDNSCHSATLMEDGSIWFGTNNGLSVFKNNHFESFVGNKQLKVRGTLSLQYLAVDGTLWIGGQNGAEAIKKENGIYKASFYKIPELLKESGVQSIVEDKNGNLWLGTFLGGLFKLENNEFVYQNKKLNIKAESFFTLLVNKHNVMFGATLNGVWIYDLNKGTQQYITDKDGLNSELIYSLHLSDNENILWVGTNQGINKFDLKKFRESGNIYIQSFGKTEGFTGVECNNYGVMEEEDGTLWFGTVSGVVRHNPKSIKTNSKLPDTYIQNIKLLSEDTLLANGSILPYNYNNITFYYRGICYTNPEKVRYMKMLEGYETSWSEPSNEDYSKYANLPAGKYTFKVKSCNNEGIWSEEPASFSFEILLPFYKTWWFISLLVISISSLIIIVFRVRLQNIRKKQREEFEKKVEISKVELKALRAQMNPHFVFNSLNSIQHYILNSNSEEAARYLNKFAKLMRVILNNTEKSMVTINEDVESLRLYLELEQMRFDGKFDYSINIHPSVDGDYDEIPPMLMQPYIENAILHGLNPKPEKGHLVIDIFAKDNYIVCRIKDDGIGRDSAGEIKRTQPGQKHKSLGMKITSERVRILNDINKSNLSVLVTDLKDNNEKPCGTMVELFIPHVN, translated from the coding sequence ATGTCTAAACGTGTATTAAGATATTCATTTCTGTTGTTACTATTGGTTTCACGTTTAGCCTTTGCACAACAATATAATTTCAAAAACTACTCCGCCGAAAACGGAATGCCCTTTGTGCAAGTATCTTGCATGATCCAGGACAAGCAAGGTTATTTGTGGATTGGGGGCTATGGAGGATTAAGCAGATTTGACGGGAAAGTATTTTTGAACTTCTCACCCAAAAACGGATTGATTAATCACTATGTGAACGCGGTTTGTAGCAGTGACTCCGGTGTGATTTATTGCGGAACAGCGGAGGGATTAAGCATTATCAATAATAAAAAAATCACTAATTATAATGGCAATAACGGATTAAAAAACACCAACATATCGTCGCTGTGTTATGATGAAAAAAACGGACTTTACATTGGTACCAGGGAGGGTGTTTACATTCTGTTTCAACAAAAATTTATAGAGCTTCCTGATTTCAGGGGCATGGAAATTAAAACTTTACACCGAACAAGAAGCGGTACAATTTGTGTGGGAACCACGGTGGGATTATTTTATTACAACCACGTTGAAAAAAAATCCTTTAAGCAAAAAAATCTGGCAGGCGAAAATATTAATTGCATTGCCGAATGCCCTGAAACCGGTCATTTATTAATTGGTACAACCGAAGGATTTAGTAAGGTAATGGTACCTGGAGATCAACCCATCAATCTTCACATAGAAAACGGACTTATCGATGAAAATATCAGCTCTATCTGGTGCGAAGGCCCTGAAAACGTTTGGATAGGTTCGGCAAACGGCTTATTAAAATACAATGGAAAAGCCTTTGATTTTTACAATTTGTATAACGACAATAACGCGAATCATATTCGTTGTTTACTAAAGGATTCAGAAGAAAATATTTGGGTAGGTACACACAGTGGAATTTATCGTTACCGCGATAACGCCTTCTCGAGCTTTGACAAAAGCACCGGTATCGGAAACGCCTTTGTATATAAAATTTTAAAGGATAAAGAAGGAAACATTTGGTTTTGTACCGACGGTAGCGGTATTTATAAATACGCGCAAGGCTTTTTTAAAAACTACACTATTAAGGATGGGCTACCAGACAATTCTTGTCATAGTGCTACCCTCATGGAAGATGGTTCTATTTGGTTTGGAACGAATAACGGATTGTCTGTTTTCAAAAACAATCATTTCGAAAGCTTCGTTGGTAATAAACAATTGAAAGTACGGGGAACATTGTCTTTGCAGTATCTTGCCGTTGACGGAACGCTTTGGATTGGTGGACAAAACGGCGCTGAAGCCATCAAAAAAGAAAACGGTATTTACAAAGCTTCATTCTATAAAATTCCTGAGTTATTGAAAGAATCGGGTGTACAATCCATAGTAGAAGATAAGAATGGCAATTTATGGTTAGGAACATTTTTAGGTGGTTTATTTAAATTAGAAAACAATGAATTTGTTTATCAAAACAAAAAACTTAATATCAAAGCAGAATCATTTTTCACATTACTCGTTAACAAACACAATGTCATGTTTGGAGCTACGTTAAACGGTGTTTGGATCTATGATTTAAATAAAGGGACACAGCAATACATTACCGATAAAGATGGATTAAATTCGGAATTGATTTACTCTTTACATCTGAGTGATAATGAAAATATTTTATGGGTAGGTACCAATCAGGGTATCAATAAATTTGATCTTAAAAAATTTAGAGAGTCGGGAAATATTTACATTCAATCATTCGGAAAAACAGAAGGCTTTACCGGCGTTGAGTGTAATAATTATGGCGTAATGGAAGAAGAAGACGGTACACTTTGGTTCGGAACCGTGAGTGGCGTTGTACGACACAATCCCAAATCGATAAAAACAAATTCAAAATTACCGGATACCTATATTCAAAACATTAAGCTTTTAAGTGAAGACACTTTACTTGCCAACGGATCCATTCTGCCTTACAATTACAATAACATTACTTTTTACTACAGAGGCATTTGTTATACCAATCCCGAAAAAGTTCGTTATATGAAAATGTTGGAAGGTTACGAAACCTCATGGTCGGAACCAAGTAATGAAGACTACAGTAAATACGCCAACTTACCGGCAGGCAAATACACTTTCAAAGTAAAAAGCTGTAATAACGAAGGTATTTGGAGTGAGGAACCGGCTTCGTTTTCGTTCGAAATTCTATTGCCGTTTTATAAAACATGGTGGTTCATCTCATTATTAGTTATTAGCATTTCATCTCTAATCATTATTGTATTTAGAGTGAGGCTGCAAAACATACGTAAGAAACAAAGGGAAGAGTTTGAGAAAAAAGTAGAGATTTCCAAAGTGGAATTAAAAGCTTTACGTGCCCAGATGAATCCGCATTTTGTATTTAACTCTCTTAACTCCATTCAACATTACATTCTTAACAGCAACAGCGAAGAGGCGGCACGCTACCTCAACAAATTTGCCAAATTAATGCGTGTGATTTTAAACAATACTGAAAAATCAATGGTAACCATTAATGAGGATGTTGAATCGTTACGTTTATACTTGGAATTAGAACAAATGCGCTTTGACGGCAAATTTGATTATTCCATTAATATTCATCCTTCGGTAGATGGGGATTATGATGAAATTCCTCCCATGTTAATGCAACCTTATATTGAAAACGCTATTTTACACGGATTAAACCCAAAACCGGAGAAAGGTCATTTAGTTATTGATATTTTCGCAAAAGACAATTACATTGTATGCAGAATTAAAGATGATGGAATTGGCCGTGATAGTGCGGGTGAAATAAAAAGAACGCAACCCGGACAAAAACACAAATCATTGGGTATGAAAATTACCAGTGAACGCGTTAGGATTTTGAACGACATTAATAAATCCAACCTCAGTGTTTTGGTTACGGATTTAAAAGACAATAACGAAAAACCATGCGGAACCATGGTTGAATTATTTATACCACACGTAAATTAA
- a CDS encoding response regulator transcription factor: protein MIKALIIEDEQKSREMLAMLVEKNCPQLEIIGLGKNVKEGIDLINSTKPDLVFLDISMPDGTGFDLLEAVAGKKFELIFTTATDKHALKAIKYSACDYLLKPIDIDELKQAVEKVSQKKNAAPSMDNLQFLIQQLKKADDNYQKITLPTGNAYEIINIKDIIRCEADASYTHFHLVGGKKLMVSASLKHYEDLLPENEFIRVHHQHLINMQHVTRYLKQDGGYAVMSDGTQIEISRRKKDAFMERLNRI from the coding sequence ATGATTAAAGCATTAATTATAGAAGACGAACAAAAGAGCCGCGAGATGTTGGCCATGCTCGTTGAAAAAAATTGTCCGCAATTAGAAATAATCGGATTAGGTAAAAACGTAAAAGAAGGTATTGACTTAATCAATAGCACCAAACCTGATTTAGTTTTTCTGGATATATCAATGCCCGACGGAACAGGTTTTGATTTATTGGAAGCTGTGGCCGGTAAAAAGTTTGAATTAATCTTTACAACCGCAACCGATAAGCATGCTTTAAAGGCTATTAAATATAGCGCGTGTGATTATTTATTGAAACCAATCGATATCGATGAGTTAAAACAGGCCGTAGAAAAAGTATCGCAGAAGAAAAACGCGGCACCATCTATGGATAATCTTCAGTTCTTAATTCAACAGCTAAAAAAAGCCGACGATAATTATCAGAAAATCACTTTACCTACAGGTAATGCCTACGAAATCATTAATATAAAAGATATTATTCGCTGCGAAGCGGATGCCAGCTATACCCATTTCCATTTAGTAGGTGGCAAAAAATTAATGGTTTCGGCAAGTTTAAAGCATTATGAAGACCTTTTGCCTGAAAACGAATTCATCAGGGTTCACCATCAGCACCTTATTAATATGCAACACGTTACGAGGTATTTAAAGCAAGACGGAGGCTATGCGGTGATGAGCGACGGCACGCAAATTGAGATTTCACGCCGTAAAAAAGATGCTTTTATGGAGCGATTAAACAGGATTTAG
- a CDS encoding PKD domain-containing protein — MRTYSSLSSIEPSSIIQLPDSGYIIYSTTNAGGGDNNQELRRIDKNGNVIWNKQLVIPVTSEKAGGIYLTKKNQILISGSLNNSVNLFCLDFNGNIIFQKSISGGMGFPTKIEQSNWGDITVLLNDEVIRTDSLGNLKWRKKYTINKIKSIVYLSNKKSILIGHLYNMLGMPSNEDIVHIFIDSTGKTITQKAFGTTVAWEQVYDAFQDSSSRIITIFNYQNYPENKFALGMMCSDTTGKQIWAKLLDGKFGNQISGALLKDKSIECVAVETPSLSGLFHLIHATGNGKILEDKTITSTTSFSTSNFSSFGATNDGGCFLLGNYGSTSLSSFVKLNSGISTSCLSFVQKKINERMVVFDEIDYYIPVQTISAASSNVSFNFSSLTSTIVSSCTSTCNTIASFVCSSGSSCLNSNLTFTNNSQNFSSSVWKVNNVVSGTSNNLSYLFGNAGTYTITLVASGSCIDSSKQVIYIDSFPNPNFNVSNIQLKARLMPTKIKNNTSFIWDFGDKSPLNTWHDTVLHNYTSNGNYTVCLTEKNTCGVTKICKIINLNFNYSNAFYRAYVSPTSWPNTSQYGSAVAQMSDGTFFLTGMDDSYGSTGADGLVNKLDSSGKTLNSVVIDFGNSPESIDNIFPSSDGGLIFSGSNNSGNFIAYGKVDSAGRLVYLRSFTSNVNDKPGNVVELKDGRCLFTGGYFSQGYIMGLRKNFSLQFFKRYTAFRNIRNVLKHPTCNDYFVFGTDFSNSDPVLMKLDSSMNIVWTKKFDFGSNITYATDMKISSSGKIYLTGVNFGIGLLVFAADTSGNNLWSKYYPSGMPKSIEIGKKNQLYVFGNAVLEIDTLGNLKNSWQPKIAGGKAFLTYDNGLAIAGNYSTSTTSSISIVKTDSTGFFSCASITFSVSPISTNPIISNVSGAVLTSTPTLSTGNQYQYTAIDTLFCSSIITDNNESIHNIVKSMSISPNPFSDEIHVSFYNENTDTIELYNIKGQLLEKRKVVGVVTILDMSKYSEGMYIIRSVNKDGSTSVKKAIKQQ, encoded by the coding sequence TTGAGAACATATAGTTCTTTGTCTAGTATTGAACCTTCAAGTATTATACAATTACCAGATAGCGGATATATTATTTATAGCACAACTAATGCAGGAGGAGGAGATAATAATCAAGAGCTTCGTCGCATAGATAAAAACGGCAACGTTATCTGGAATAAACAATTAGTAATTCCTGTCACGTCGGAAAAAGCAGGTGGAATATATCTCACCAAAAAAAATCAAATATTAATATCTGGTTCCCTAAACAATTCCGTTAATTTGTTCTGCCTTGACTTCAATGGTAACATCATTTTCCAGAAATCGATTAGCGGCGGAATGGGATTTCCAACCAAGATAGAGCAAAGTAATTGGGGAGATATTACTGTATTATTGAACGATGAAGTTATAAGAACAGACTCATTAGGTAATTTAAAATGGCGAAAAAAGTATACAATTAATAAAATTAAATCCATTGTATATTTATCTAACAAAAAATCTATATTAATAGGGCACCTGTATAATATGCTTGGAATGCCAAGTAATGAAGATATTGTACATATTTTTATTGATTCTACTGGAAAAACAATTACACAGAAAGCTTTTGGCACAACTGTAGCATGGGAGCAAGTTTATGATGCTTTTCAAGATTCTTCTTCTAGGATAATCACAATTTTTAACTATCAAAATTACCCTGAAAACAAATTTGCGCTTGGGATGATGTGTTCCGATACTACTGGAAAACAAATTTGGGCAAAGCTTCTAGATGGGAAGTTTGGTAATCAAATATCAGGGGCTCTACTGAAAGATAAATCTATTGAATGTGTTGCAGTCGAAACACCATCTTTATCTGGTTTGTTTCATTTGATTCATGCCACGGGTAACGGAAAAATATTAGAGGACAAGACCATTACTTCAACGACAAGTTTTTCTACATCGAATTTTAGTTCATTTGGTGCTACCAACGATGGCGGGTGTTTTTTGTTAGGAAATTATGGCTCAACAAGTCTTTCGTCGTTCGTTAAGCTGAATTCAGGAATAAGCACTTCATGTCTAAGTTTTGTTCAGAAAAAAATAAATGAAAGAATGGTTGTTTTTGATGAAATTGATTATTACATTCCTGTTCAAACTATTTCTGCTGCATCTTCAAATGTAAGTTTCAACTTTAGTTCATTAACATCCACGATAGTTAGTTCATGCACATCAACCTGCAACACAATCGCCTCTTTTGTTTGCTCTTCTGGAAGTTCCTGTTTAAATAGTAATTTAACCTTCACAAACAACAGCCAAAATTTCTCATCCTCAGTTTGGAAAGTAAATAATGTTGTTTCAGGAACAAGTAATAATTTATCTTATTTATTTGGTAATGCTGGTACATATACAATTACTCTTGTTGCTTCAGGCTCGTGTATAGATTCGAGTAAGCAGGTAATTTATATTGATAGTTTTCCTAATCCCAATTTCAACGTTTCTAATATTCAGCTTAAAGCCAGATTAATGCCTACAAAAATCAAAAATAACACAAGTTTTATATGGGATTTTGGGGATAAGTCACCACTTAATACTTGGCACGATACTGTTTTGCATAATTATACAAGTAACGGCAATTATACTGTATGTTTGACAGAAAAGAATACATGTGGTGTCACCAAAATCTGCAAAATCATTAACCTTAACTTTAATTATTCTAATGCGTTTTACCGTGCATACGTAAGTCCTACTAGTTGGCCAAACACTTCACAATATGGTTCAGCGGTAGCGCAGATGTCTGATGGAACATTCTTTTTAACAGGCATGGATGATTCGTATGGGTCAACGGGTGCGGATGGATTAGTTAATAAACTTGATTCGTCCGGAAAAACTTTAAACTCAGTGGTAATCGATTTTGGCAATTCTCCTGAATCCATAGACAATATTTTTCCAAGTAGCGATGGCGGTTTAATCTTTTCGGGGTCGAATAATTCGGGCAACTTTATTGCCTATGGCAAGGTAGACTCGGCTGGTAGATTAGTTTATTTAAGATCTTTTACATCTAATGTTAACGATAAACCGGGAAATGTAGTTGAGTTAAAAGATGGTAGATGTCTTTTTACAGGTGGGTATTTTTCACAAGGATATATTATGGGCTTAAGGAAGAATTTTAGTTTGCAATTTTTCAAAAGATATACAGCATTTCGTAATATACGAAATGTGCTAAAGCATCCAACATGTAATGATTACTTTGTATTTGGTACGGATTTTTCAAACTCAGATCCTGTATTAATGAAATTAGATTCATCAATGAATATCGTTTGGACCAAAAAATTTGATTTTGGTTCTAATATAACTTACGCTACAGACATGAAAATTTCGAGCAGTGGAAAGATTTACCTCACAGGAGTCAACTTTGGTATAGGATTGTTGGTTTTTGCTGCAGATACCTCAGGAAATAATTTATGGTCAAAATATTACCCTAGTGGTATGCCCAAATCGATAGAAATAGGTAAAAAAAACCAACTTTATGTTTTTGGTAATGCAGTTCTTGAAATTGACACTTTGGGTAACTTAAAAAATTCATGGCAACCTAAAATTGCCGGAGGGAAGGCATTTTTAACCTACGATAACGGCCTTGCAATAGCAGGTAATTATAGTACAAGTACTACTTCAAGTATATCCATTGTTAAAACTGATTCAACAGGATTCTTCTCTTGTGCATCGATTACTTTTTCTGTTTCTCCAATATCAACTAATCCCATAATATCTAATGTATCAGGTGCGGTTTTAACATCCACTCCTACACTTAGTACCGGAAATCAGTATCAATACACAGCTATAGATACATTATTCTGCAGTTCTATCATAACTGACAACAATGAATCTATACATAATATCGTCAAATCTATGAGTATTTCTCCAAATCCTTTCAGTGATGAGATTCATGTTAGTTTTTATAATGAAAACACAGATACAATCGAGTTATATAATATTAAAGGACAACTATTAGAGAAAAGGAAAGTTGTTGGTGTCGTTACAATATTAGATATGAGTAAATATTCCGAAGGTATGTATATAATTCGATCAGTAAATAAGGATGGATCAACTTCTGTAAAAAAGGCCATTAAACAGCAATAA
- a CDS encoding FKBP-type peptidyl-prolyl cis-trans isomerase: MKIADNKAVSVNYHLTASKNNGPEELVEQTSNEHPFVFLFGFGQLLPDFEAALEGKQVGDKFDFRITAANGYGLVEQDYVVKVNKQAFIVDGKFDDARVKVGEDIAMHDQDGNQLIGKVMEIAEAHVTMDFNHPLAGHDLHFVGEVLEVRDATAEELDHGHVHGPHGHHH; the protein is encoded by the coding sequence ATGAAGATAGCAGACAACAAAGCGGTTTCGGTAAATTACCATTTAACTGCAAGCAAAAACAATGGTCCTGAGGAATTAGTTGAACAAACCAGTAACGAACATCCATTTGTATTTTTATTTGGATTCGGACAATTGTTGCCGGATTTTGAAGCAGCATTAGAAGGTAAACAAGTGGGAGATAAATTTGACTTCAGAATTACTGCGGCGAATGGTTATGGATTAGTAGAGCAAGATTATGTAGTAAAAGTAAATAAGCAAGCATTTATTGTTGATGGAAAATTTGACGATGCGCGCGTAAAAGTGGGTGAAGATATTGCAATGCACGATCAGGATGGCAATCAGTTAATCGGAAAAGTAATGGAGATTGCAGAAGCACATGTAACCATGGATTTCAACCATCCTTTAGCAGGGCATGATTTACACTTTGTTGGCGAAGTGTTAGAAGTACGCGATGCTACAGCTGAAGAATTAGATCACGGACACGTACATGGTCCGCATGGCCACCATCATTAA
- a CDS encoding aldehyde dehydrogenase family protein: MEKVLKALGIKEVNEGCSTGKNWFSGGDLIESYSPVDGKLIAKVKSATKADYDKVMKAANEAFLHWRTIPAPKRGEYVRQFGDKLRAKKNELGQLVSYEMGKSLQEGLGEVQEMIDICDFAVGLSRQLYGLTMHSERAQHRMYEQYHPLGVVGIISAFNFPVAVWSWNTALAWICGDVCVWKPSEKTPLCSVACQNIWNEVAAENNLPEGISCIINGNYTVGEFMTADHRMPLISATGSTRMGKIVGAKVAERFGKSLLELGGNNAIIVSENADQEIAITAAVFGAVGTAGQRCTTTRRLIIHESIYDKFKERLVKAYGQLRIGNPLDENNHVGPLIDKDAVNNYKNALEKAITEGGKTIVPGGVLEGKGYESGCYVKPAIIEAKNDFAIVQHETFAPILYIMKYKTIEEAIAMQNGVPQGLSSSIMTLNMREAEEFLSAVGSDCGIANVNIGTSGAEIGGAFGGEKETGGGRESGSDAWKVYMRRQTNTINWGKKLPLAQGIKFDIN, from the coding sequence ATGGAAAAAGTATTAAAAGCATTAGGCATTAAAGAAGTAAACGAAGGCTGCTCAACCGGTAAAAACTGGTTTTCTGGCGGCGATTTAATCGAATCATATAGTCCGGTTGACGGAAAGTTAATAGCTAAAGTTAAATCGGCCACCAAAGCCGATTACGACAAAGTAATGAAAGCGGCAAACGAAGCTTTTTTACATTGGCGCACTATTCCGGCACCAAAGCGTGGTGAATATGTTCGTCAGTTCGGCGATAAATTGCGCGCTAAGAAAAACGAATTAGGTCAGTTGGTTTCCTATGAAATGGGAAAATCATTACAAGAAGGTTTAGGTGAAGTGCAGGAGATGATCGACATCTGCGATTTCGCGGTTGGATTATCTCGTCAATTATACGGTTTAACGATGCACAGCGAGCGCGCTCAGCATCGTATGTACGAACAATACCATCCATTAGGAGTTGTTGGTATTATCAGCGCATTTAATTTCCCTGTTGCTGTGTGGAGCTGGAATACAGCTTTAGCATGGATTTGCGGAGATGTGTGTGTATGGAAACCATCAGAAAAAACACCTTTATGTTCGGTAGCTTGTCAGAATATTTGGAATGAAGTGGCGGCTGAAAATAATTTACCGGAAGGTATTTCATGTATCATCAATGGTAATTATACGGTTGGTGAATTTATGACAGCCGATCACCGTATGCCATTAATCAGCGCAACGGGTTCTACTCGTATGGGAAAAATTGTTGGTGCGAAAGTGGCAGAACGTTTTGGTAAATCTCTTTTGGAGTTGGGTGGTAACAATGCTATCATCGTTTCTGAAAATGCTGATCAGGAAATTGCAATTACTGCAGCGGTATTTGGTGCAGTAGGTACAGCAGGACAACGTTGTACAACTACACGCCGTTTAATTATTCACGAAAGCATTTACGATAAATTTAAAGAGCGTTTAGTGAAAGCATACGGACAATTACGTATCGGAAATCCATTGGATGAAAACAATCATGTTGGTCCGTTAATTGATAAGGATGCCGTAAACAATTATAAAAACGCATTAGAGAAAGCTATTACGGAAGGCGGTAAAACAATCGTTCCTGGTGGTGTGTTAGAAGGTAAAGGTTATGAGAGCGGATGTTATGTGAAGCCTGCCATCATTGAGGCAAAGAATGATTTCGCGATTGTGCAGCACGAAACTTTCGCGCCAATTCTTTACATCATGAAGTATAAAACCATTGAAGAAGCAATTGCTATGCAGAATGGAGTTCCTCAAGGATTGTCTTCTTCTATTATGACTTTAAACATGCGTGAAGCGGAAGAATTTTTATCAGCAGTTGGTAGCGACTGCGGTATTGCTAACGTAAACATCGGAACTTCCGGTGCCGAAATTGGTGGTGCATTTGGTGGTGAAAAAGAAACCGGTGGCGGACGTGAAAGCGGATCGGATGCTTGGAAAGTTTACATGCGCCGTCAAACCAATACGATTAACTGGGGTAAAAAATTACCTTTAGCTCAAGGAATAAAATTCGATATTAATTAA
- a CDS encoding glycosyltransferase, with protein sequence MIEIPAYNITYSKHLPLWLKLGISYPKISKIITNENKLLEKIINDYKIDVVISDNRFGLHSKNVHCVFITHQLFLKAPVFENFAQKQNKKYILNFDEVWVPDYETSDASISSVSVKNLSGELSHDKHFHKNVKYIGPQSRLTDVICEVDPDSYRENKYSYLILLSGPEPGRTTLEDELLLKAKNSNKKIALVRGTRMMTQDLRFEGIDTFDFPKKEELKRLILSSDKIICRSGYSTLMDMYLLGKKELILIPTTGQSEQEYLAEYWQQHFNSKMILEKNLTQFTL encoded by the coding sequence ATGATTGAGATTCCTGCTTACAACATTACCTACTCGAAGCATCTTCCCCTTTGGTTAAAATTAGGGATTAGCTATCCGAAAATTTCAAAGATTATAACCAACGAAAATAAACTTCTTGAAAAAATAATTAACGATTATAAAATTGATGTTGTGATTAGTGACAACCGCTTTGGTTTACATTCCAAAAACGTACATTGTGTCTTCATCACCCATCAATTATTTTTAAAAGCACCGGTATTTGAAAATTTTGCCCAGAAACAAAATAAAAAATACATTTTAAATTTTGATGAAGTATGGGTTCCGGATTATGAAACTTCCGATGCTTCAATAAGCTCAGTGTCGGTTAAAAATCTGAGCGGAGAATTATCTCACGATAAACACTTTCACAAAAACGTAAAATATATTGGTCCGCAAAGCAGATTAACAGATGTCATTTGTGAAGTAGATCCCGATAGCTATCGGGAAAACAAATATTCATATTTGATTTTATTGTCGGGGCCCGAGCCGGGGAGAACCACCTTAGAGGATGAACTTTTATTAAAAGCCAAAAATTCAAATAAAAAAATCGCTTTAGTAAGGGGTACGAGAATGATGACTCAAGATTTGAGATTTGAAGGAATTGATACTTTTGATTTTCCGAAAAAAGAAGAATTAAAAAGACTGATTTTATCTTCTGACAAAATTATCTGCAGAAGCGGCTACAGTACTTTAATGGATATGTATTTACTAGGCAAAAAAGAATTAATTTTAATCCCAACAACCGGACAAAGTGAACAAGAATATTTGGCGGAATATTGGCAGCAACATTTTAATTCGAAAATGATATTAGAAAAAAACTTAACGCAATTTACATTATGA
- the purE gene encoding 5-(carboxyamino)imidazole ribonucleotide mutase produces MSTAQVGIIMGSQSDLNIMNAAAEVLQKFNIPFEIDIVSAHRTPDKMFDYAKSAVDRGLKVIIAGAGGAAHLPGMVASLTPLPVIGVPVKSSNSIDGWDSLLSIVQMPNGVPVATVAVNAAQNAGILAVQIIGSNNKDVLKQLAAFKEELKEKVNKSSSEMKK; encoded by the coding sequence ATGAGCACAGCACAAGTCGGAATAATTATGGGTAGTCAAAGTGATTTAAACATCATGAATGCCGCTGCCGAAGTTTTACAAAAGTTTAATATCCCTTTTGAGATTGACATCGTATCAGCACATCGAACACCCGATAAAATGTTTGATTATGCAAAAAGCGCCGTTGATCGCGGATTAAAAGTAATTATTGCAGGTGCAGGTGGAGCTGCGCATTTACCCGGCATGGTTGCTTCTCTTACGCCGCTTCCTGTAATAGGTGTACCTGTAAAAAGCAGCAACAGCATTGATGGTTGGGATTCTCTATTATCGATTGTACAGATGCCTAACGGTGTGCCCGTTGCTACCGTTGCCGTAAATGCAGCGCAAAACGCAGGTATATTAGCTGTTCAGATTATCGGCTCAAATAATAAAGATGTATTAAAACAATTGGCTGCTTTTAAAGAAGAATTAAAAGAAAAAGTAAACAAATCTTCTTCTGAAATGAAGAAATAA